A single Verrucomicrobiia bacterium DNA region contains:
- a CDS encoding sialate O-acetylesterase, with translation MKRHSKFSFWRRRFSWLGLLVGLSFSASAAVRLPNVFSDHMVLQRGQPINVWGWAAPGESISVQLDGQVVKATANAQGEWKVALPARSAGGPFKLVVQGSDQIEFDDVLVGEVWLCSGQSNMEMGIAMCEGADAAIAAANLPRLRLLMVPNRWTPLPQTNIDAAWKVCTPETIKEGGWGGFSAAAFYFGRKLQEELQVPIGLIDSTWGGTRIESWTPPEGFAAVPALREDYGKVLLADPTSVEHERQLKDFLQTTERWVTDARGALAQRGIGPTMPTFPPDLLPPHDVQQATALFNGMIAPICPFTIAGAIWYQGESNLSEGMKYADRMRALIRGWRQIWGGGEFPFNFVQIAPFNYGGRPEVEAELWEAQSASVSEPNTGMAVINDIGNLHDIHPTDKTTVGDRLARIALARTYGQSNLEYSGPVFRALKLEGNRLRVTFDHAAGLTSRDGQPLTWFEVIDADQGGFVKAEAKLEGDAVVLSAATAPHPVAMRFAWSMLAEPNLMNGAGLPASAFRAGNVPDRDALEMYVPEAKEYQLVYDLDLNKLGRQINYTVDRSDSIKKPFDRIAYFLELEPKNGPSQYVYVSVKAFTSDLKKIGVPTTSSGARFQQNVEDMNVVSDVKRVATGVGLTGGNLEFWSSNYGQNNSASVPGASSQTYDFGDDPAGEPDGYGSMQIHNHDKRQTLFAVNNWNAGEAADIGIGNQGSGNPDWTFARNAQNYTTKRLRVLVRLSGN, from the coding sequence CGAATGTTTTCAGTGACCACATGGTGTTGCAGCGGGGCCAGCCGATCAATGTTTGGGGCTGGGCCGCTCCCGGCGAATCCATCTCCGTCCAACTCGACGGGCAGGTGGTGAAAGCAACGGCCAACGCGCAGGGCGAATGGAAGGTGGCGCTGCCCGCGAGGTCGGCGGGCGGTCCGTTCAAACTGGTGGTGCAGGGGAGCGACCAGATTGAATTTGATGACGTGTTGGTGGGGGAAGTCTGGCTTTGCTCGGGGCAATCCAACATGGAAATGGGCATCGCCATGTGCGAGGGCGCGGACGCCGCCATCGCGGCGGCGAACCTGCCGCGATTGCGCTTGCTGATGGTGCCGAATCGCTGGACGCCGCTGCCGCAAACCAACATTGACGCGGCCTGGAAGGTTTGCACGCCGGAGACGATCAAGGAAGGCGGCTGGGGCGGTTTTTCCGCGGCCGCATTTTATTTCGGGCGCAAACTGCAGGAGGAACTGCAGGTGCCGATTGGATTGATTGATTCAACCTGGGGCGGTACGCGCATTGAATCGTGGACGCCGCCGGAAGGTTTCGCCGCCGTGCCCGCGTTACGCGAGGACTACGGCAAAGTGTTGCTGGCTGATCCGACCAGCGTTGAACACGAACGTCAATTGAAAGACTTTTTGCAAACCACCGAGCGCTGGGTGACGGATGCGCGTGGCGCGTTGGCACAACGCGGCATCGGTCCGACCATGCCCACATTTCCGCCGGACTTGTTGCCGCCGCATGATGTGCAACAGGCGACCGCGTTGTTCAATGGAATGATTGCTCCGATCTGCCCGTTCACCATCGCGGGAGCGATCTGGTATCAGGGCGAGAGCAATCTGAGTGAGGGTATGAAATACGCCGACCGGATGCGCGCGTTGATCCGCGGGTGGCGGCAGATTTGGGGCGGGGGCGAGTTTCCGTTCAACTTCGTGCAAATCGCCCCGTTCAATTACGGCGGGCGGCCCGAGGTGGAAGCGGAATTGTGGGAGGCGCAAAGCGCTTCGGTTTCCGAACCGAACACCGGCATGGCGGTCATCAACGACATCGGCAATTTGCACGACATTCATCCCACGGATAAAACGACCGTCGGCGATCGGCTCGCCCGGATCGCGCTGGCCAGAACCTACGGTCAATCAAACCTCGAATACTCCGGACCGGTCTTTCGGGCGCTCAAACTGGAGGGAAATCGGTTGCGGGTGACGTTTGATCATGCCGCCGGATTGACCAGTCGCGACGGCCAGCCGCTGACGTGGTTTGAAGTGATTGACGCTGACCAAGGCGGCTTCGTCAAGGCGGAGGCCAAGCTCGAGGGCGATGCGGTGGTATTGAGCGCGGCGACGGCGCCGCATCCGGTGGCCATGCGTTTTGCCTGGAGTATGTTGGCCGAACCCAATTTGATGAACGGCGCGGGCCTGCCGGCGAGCGCGTTTCGCGCGGGTAACGTGCCGGATCGCGACGCGCTGGAAATGTATGTTCCCGAAGCCAAGGAGTACCAGCTCGTGTATGATCTCGATCTCAACAAGCTCGGTCGCCAGATCAACTACACCGTGGATCGGAGCGATTCGATCAAGAAACCGTTCGATCGCATCGCCTATTTCCTGGAACTCGAACCCAAAAACGGTCCGTCCCAATACGTTTATGTTTCCGTGAAAGCCTTCACGAGCGACTTGAAAAAGATTGGCGTGCCGACCACATCCAGCGGCGCGCGGTTTCAACAGAACGTCGAGGATATGAACGTGGTTTCCGACGTTAAACGCGTCGCCACGGGCGTTGGTCTCACGGGTGGCAACCTCGAGTTCTGGTCGAGCAACTACGGTCAGAACAATTCAGCCAGTGTGCCGGGCGCGTCCTCGCAGACGTACGACTTCGGTGATGATCCGGCAGGAGAACCTGATGGTTACGGCAGCATGCAGATTCACAATCACGACAAGCGCCAGACGCTCTTCGCGGTCAACAACTGGAACGCTGGTGAAGCCGCCGATATCGGCATCGGCAATCAAGGCAGTGGAAATCCTGATTGGACGTTTGCCCGCAACGCGCAGAATTACACCACCAAACGGCTGCGGGTGCTGGTGCGCTTGAGCGGGAATTGA
- a CDS encoding C45 family autoproteolytic acyltransferase/hydrolase: MHSFQVSKFARWSVFVVPSNLRRLAVLTLLVGGLMGYSTLPIAAQTNPTHSVTVTKTFDGEPFTYEVVGREVGSGYHILQLRFPSPVQSVLPQNNTVPARLFLPDQLSSEGAKRPAVICLPILNGDEDLSSAVCSVLVQRGIPALMFTLPYYKERGGSEGPRVLEKNLPMFLSGLEQTLADIRRVTDLLASRPEVDAQRLGVTGISLGGILAGTAGGMDPRLQRVGMLLAGGDLPAIIGHARETRSLNALLQRLSAADRAKVDAQLKALDPLTLAPALRERAAQGRVLMINAGQDEVIPPDCTRKLATALGIADRVVWFDGLGHYTAMAELPRALRLLGDFFAQDLPANAVVAAKPISAQPLTPMQQVVGVVQQAMTMITVEPAPRRCHFLEAEFSIGGANGKPIEGRARLVVGNAGRFSLRCQLPMLGEVIAGQGSYPWLCGGPEQTVFAGTLAPVTNQTAWSHLTPENLISYRMVAGLGATLALVPDLPQKWIQAEVDSTATDGQVLRVAARDSSAGSVRLTLAKDALTPTRADLDFGDLRGHIRILGWQTNTLATDELFEPPFSNSRREVPQAELYRMFSAVLNFAGELLNDQTGKSASPAASELTVVARDPAGHGLLAQLSGKKILMVKGTPEQMGAAHGALLGETTRRLVERVVYGVGAADTIQSGNWFPDVLGGIQQRVTPYLPARFFAETDALAAAAQVPPRDMRYANLFPERFHCSGVALRGGATVGGQVLHARVLDYMRDIGLQHAATVMVFQPQDHHAWMSLSYAGFLGTVTAMNERGLAIGEMGGRGEGLWDGLPMSFLLRDVMERAATVEEALAIIQSTPRTCEYYYVVSDKTGAMRGLHCLPDKMEVLQPGQQHPLLPEVPEDAVFMSAGVRAETLSRRLRENYGKIDAPRLMEIIKRPVAMESNLHNAIFAPETLEMWFADAGRTTPACDEPYTRVKLDELLKFYETAMTANNGEAVQRVGSN; this comes from the coding sequence ATGCACAGTTTTCAAGTTTCAAAGTTCGCGCGGTGGAGTGTTTTCGTCGTCCCTTCCAATCTCCGGCGGCTGGCGGTGCTGACGCTGTTGGTCGGTGGGTTGATGGGGTATTCGACGCTGCCCATTGCGGCGCAGACGAACCCAACCCATTCCGTCACGGTAACCAAGACGTTTGACGGCGAGCCGTTCACCTACGAAGTGGTGGGGCGCGAGGTGGGTTCGGGTTATCACATCCTGCAATTGCGGTTTCCTTCGCCGGTGCAATCGGTGTTGCCGCAGAACAACACGGTGCCGGCGCGGTTGTTCCTGCCGGATCAACTTTCGTCCGAGGGCGCAAAACGTCCGGCGGTCATCTGCCTGCCGATTCTCAATGGCGACGAGGATTTGAGCAGCGCGGTTTGTTCAGTGCTGGTGCAGCGCGGGATTCCGGCGCTGATGTTCACGTTGCCGTACTACAAAGAACGCGGTGGCAGTGAAGGGCCGCGCGTGTTGGAAAAGAATCTGCCCATGTTCCTCTCGGGCTTGGAGCAGACCCTGGCGGATATTCGCCGGGTGACGGATTTATTGGCGTCGCGCCCGGAAGTGGACGCGCAGCGTTTGGGCGTCACGGGCATCAGCCTCGGCGGCATTCTCGCCGGCACCGCGGGGGGCATGGACCCGCGCTTGCAACGGGTCGGGATGCTTTTGGCGGGCGGCGATTTACCGGCAATCATCGGGCACGCGCGCGAGACGCGTTCGCTGAATGCGTTGCTGCAACGCTTGTCGGCGGCGGATCGGGCGAAGGTGGACGCGCAATTGAAAGCTCTGGATCCGCTGACGCTCGCGCCCGCTTTGCGGGAACGCGCGGCGCAGGGGCGCGTGCTCATGATCAACGCCGGACAGGACGAAGTGATTCCGCCGGATTGCACGCGGAAGCTGGCCACCGCGCTGGGGATTGCCGATCGGGTGGTCTGGTTCGACGGGCTGGGGCATTACACGGCCATGGCGGAATTGCCGCGCGCATTGCGGTTGCTCGGCGATTTCTTTGCCCAAGATTTACCCGCCAATGCCGTGGTGGCCGCAAAACCAATCAGCGCGCAACCATTGACGCCGATGCAGCAAGTGGTGGGAGTGGTGCAACAAGCGATGACGATGATCACGGTGGAGCCGGCGCCGCGGCGCTGCCACTTTTTAGAAGCGGAATTTTCAATCGGTGGGGCGAACGGAAAGCCCATCGAGGGCCGCGCGCGGCTGGTGGTGGGCAACGCGGGTCGGTTCAGTTTGCGCTGTCAGTTGCCGATGTTGGGCGAAGTGATTGCGGGGCAGGGGAGTTACCCGTGGTTGTGCGGGGGGCCGGAGCAAACGGTGTTCGCCGGCACGTTGGCGCCAGTTACGAATCAGACCGCGTGGAGTCATCTGACTCCGGAGAATTTGATCAGCTATCGCATGGTGGCCGGATTGGGCGCGACGTTGGCCCTGGTGCCGGATCTGCCGCAAAAATGGATTCAAGCCGAGGTGGACTCCACCGCCACCGATGGACAGGTGCTGCGCGTGGCGGCGCGCGATAGTAGCGCTGGTTCAGTGCGATTAACGCTGGCGAAAGACGCGTTGACGCCGACGCGGGCAGATCTCGATTTCGGCGATTTGCGGGGGCACATCCGCATTTTGGGCTGGCAAACCAACACGCTGGCGACCGATGAACTTTTTGAGCCGCCTTTCAGCAATTCGCGTCGAGAAGTGCCCCAGGCGGAATTGTATCGGATGTTTTCCGCCGTGCTGAATTTCGCCGGTGAACTGCTGAATGATCAGACGGGCAAATCCGCCAGTCCTGCCGCGAGCGAACTGACGGTGGTGGCGCGGGATCCGGCTGGACACGGATTACTCGCGCAACTGTCCGGGAAAAAGATTTTGATGGTCAAAGGCACGCCGGAGCAGATGGGGGCCGCACACGGCGCGTTGCTGGGGGAGACGACGCGGCGGTTGGTGGAGCGAGTGGTTTATGGCGTGGGCGCGGCGGACACCATCCAATCCGGCAACTGGTTTCCCGATGTGCTGGGCGGAATTCAGCAGCGGGTCACGCCTTATTTGCCCGCGCGGTTTTTTGCCGAGACGGACGCGCTCGCGGCGGCGGCGCAGGTGCCGCCGCGGGACATGCGTTACGCCAATCTGTTTCCCGAGCGCTTTCATTGCAGTGGCGTGGCGTTGCGGGGCGGGGCGACCGTGGGCGGTCAGGTCTTGCACGCGCGGGTGCTGGATTACATGCGAGACATTGGTTTGCAACACGCGGCCACCGTCATGGTTTTTCAGCCGCAGGATCATCACGCGTGGATGAGCCTGAGTTACGCCGGTTTCCTGGGGACGGTTACCGCCATGAACGAGCGCGGACTGGCCATCGGCGAAATGGGCGGACGCGGCGAAGGGTTGTGGGACGGTCTGCCGATGAGCTTTTTGCTGCGGGACGTGATGGAGCGGGCGGCGACGGTGGAAGAAGCGCTGGCCATCATCCAAAGCACGCCGCGCACTTGTGAATACTATTACGTGGTGAGCGATAAAACCGGCGCGATGCGCGGGCTGCATTGTCTGCCGGATAAAATGGAGGTGTTGCAACCGGGACAACAACATCCGTTGCTGCCCGAAGTGCCGGAGGATGCGGTGTTCATGTCGGCGGGAGTTCGCGCCGAAACGCTGAGCCGCCGGTTACGCGAGAATTACGGGAAGATTGATGCGCCGCGCCTCATGGAAATCATCAAACGCCCGGTCGCCATGGAATCGAATTTGCACAATGCCATCTTCGCGCCGGAGACGTTGGAAATGTGGTTTGCCGATGCCGGGCGCACCACTCCGGCGTGCGATGAACCTTATACGCGTGTGAAACTGGACGAACTGCTGAAGTTTTACGAGACCGCGATGACGGCCAACAACGGCGAGGCGGTTCAGCGGGTGGGATCGAACTGA
- a CDS encoding c-type cytochrome — protein sequence MKKRAYCLTGLLTIAFLNFAFAAEFKFATQTLTVPDGFEVEVVAGTDLAPRPVSGSFDELGRLYVTDSSGSNLTPAQQTNDPTHRIVRLEDTDGDGKFDQSVVYAEKVMFPEGCLYYDGSVYVSAPPYLWKFTDTDGDGVADRREIWHDGQTLTGCANDLHGPFLGPDGWLYWCKGAFAEQTYEINGQPWTSRAPHLFRARADHGRFEPVITAGNDNPVWLAWTPSGERILCGTFFAPNEPGHRDGMIHAVYGGVWGKLHDVLDGHPRTGELMPILTHMGPAAPCSVVVYKSTHLGAEYRGNVFCCQFNLHKVSRHVLVPDGATFKTVDSDFLVSDNPDFHPTDVIEDADGSLLVFDTGAWYKLCCPTSQLAKPDVLGTIYRIRRKGVPRPADPRGVKLVWNGATASELIRRLTSDQPAVVERATQTLAQRGAESVDALQSVLHQTTDATLARNIIWTLTRIEAPAARHAINTAFLESQTSPGLSSDELLKVMLDSIGVWREATAIPTTPAGNAAWEHVLTSRNPVLQRQAAETLGRLGNPAFAVPRLLKMASSLQSDRFLEHSIIYALIELNAPALTRAGLKAAHQQRIALMALDQMPAGDLQPADVLPFLSRTEAELRQTAAWVAGHHPDWGNALADFFRERIAAGGLTENERAELEKQLTQFIGSEAVQAVLARSWPTQSANPATAAMLLRLMAQPGLKEPPVGWADAVRAALVQPHATLTHTAIAAANALGRAKNNAPTFTRELMQIAQDATRPADERLDALAALPQGLAAVDSDLFPFLIANLAPNQPVTVRSAATGVLLAARLNPAQRQMLADTLKTSGPMEVARLLPLFAQQPEATIGLRLMAALKESPGLTGVQPEVLKTVAAKYPASVQQQADALLTLLDADAEQQKNHLESLLTSLPEGDVRRGQLVFNNPKVACVTCHRMGYLGGSVGPDLTAIGPTRTKRDLLEAIIYPSASFVRSYEPLIVTTKTDDLFSGVLRKDAADEVILATGATTEARIPRADIEEMRPGRVSVMPSGLEQQLSEQELADLIAFLKNAKSGPN from the coding sequence ATGAAAAAGCGCGCTTATTGTCTAACCGGACTCCTCACCATCGCTTTCCTCAATTTCGCGTTCGCGGCCGAATTCAAGTTCGCCACGCAGACGCTGACCGTACCAGACGGGTTCGAGGTGGAGGTGGTTGCGGGAACGGATTTGGCGCCGCGTCCGGTGTCCGGTTCGTTCGACGAACTGGGCCGCCTTTACGTCACTGATTCCTCGGGATCAAATCTCACTCCTGCCCAACAAACCAACGACCCGACGCATCGCATCGTACGTTTGGAAGACACGGATGGCGACGGCAAATTCGATCAATCCGTCGTTTATGCGGAAAAGGTCATGTTCCCTGAAGGCTGCCTTTATTACGACGGCTCGGTTTATGTATCCGCGCCGCCATACCTGTGGAAATTCACCGATACGGACGGGGATGGCGTCGCGGACCGGCGCGAGATCTGGCACGATGGCCAGACGCTCACCGGTTGCGCCAACGATCTGCACGGACCGTTTCTGGGGCCGGATGGCTGGCTGTACTGGTGCAAAGGCGCGTTCGCCGAACAAACCTACGAGATCAACGGCCAACCGTGGACCAGTCGCGCGCCGCACCTCTTCCGCGCGCGAGCGGATCACGGTAGGTTTGAGCCAGTGATCACTGCGGGCAACGATAATCCGGTGTGGCTGGCCTGGACGCCCAGCGGCGAGCGGATTTTATGCGGCACTTTTTTTGCCCCGAACGAACCGGGCCATCGCGACGGAATGATCCACGCCGTTTACGGCGGGGTCTGGGGCAAATTACACGACGTGTTGGATGGCCACCCGCGCACCGGCGAATTGATGCCGATACTCACGCACATGGGCCCAGCCGCCCCCTGCTCGGTCGTCGTTTACAAGTCCACCCACCTCGGCGCCGAATATCGGGGCAACGTGTTTTGCTGTCAGTTCAACCTGCACAAAGTCTCGCGGCACGTGCTCGTTCCTGACGGAGCGACCTTCAAAACGGTGGACAGCGATTTTCTCGTTTCAGACAATCCGGATTTTCATCCGACCGATGTCATCGAAGACGCCGACGGCAGCCTGCTCGTGTTCGACACGGGCGCTTGGTACAAACTTTGTTGTCCCACGTCGCAACTGGCCAAGCCGGATGTGTTGGGAACGATTTATCGCATCCGACGCAAAGGCGTGCCTCGGCCTGCGGACCCGCGCGGCGTGAAGCTGGTTTGGAACGGCGCAACCGCGTCGGAACTGATCCGGCGTCTGACTTCCGACCAGCCCGCTGTGGTGGAGCGTGCCACGCAAACGCTGGCCCAACGGGGCGCGGAATCGGTGGATGCCCTGCAAAGCGTTTTGCACCAAACCACGGACGCGACGTTGGCGCGTAACATCATCTGGACGTTGACGCGGATTGAAGCGCCCGCCGCCCGCCACGCCATCAACACCGCGTTCCTCGAAAGCCAAACGTCTCCCGGATTGTCATCCGATGAACTGCTCAAAGTGATGCTCGACTCCATCGGCGTCTGGCGCGAGGCGACGGCGATCCCAACGACGCCCGCCGGGAACGCCGCTTGGGAGCACGTCTTGACCAGTCGCAATCCGGTGCTTCAGCGACAAGCCGCAGAGACGCTGGGGCGACTCGGAAATCCGGCGTTTGCCGTTCCGCGTTTGTTGAAAATGGCTTCCAGTCTTCAGTCCGATCGGTTTCTCGAACACTCCATCATTTACGCGCTGATTGAGTTGAACGCGCCCGCGCTCACCCGCGCCGGTTTGAAAGCGGCCCATCAACAACGCATCGCGCTGATGGCGCTGGATCAAATGCCCGCCGGCGACTTGCAACCAGCCGACGTGTTGCCGTTCCTCAGCCGCACTGAAGCGGAGTTGCGCCAAACGGCGGCGTGGGTGGCCGGGCATCATCCCGATTGGGGCAACGCCCTCGCCGACTTTTTCCGCGAACGCATTGCCGCCGGCGGTCTGACTGAAAACGAGCGGGCGGAGTTGGAAAAGCAACTGACGCAATTCATCGGCAGCGAAGCGGTGCAGGCGGTCTTGGCTCGGTCGTGGCCAACGCAAAGCGCGAACCCGGCCACCGCCGCCATGCTGTTGCGGTTGATGGCGCAACCCGGATTGAAAGAACCGCCCGTTGGCTGGGCCGATGCGGTGCGCGCGGCTCTCGTTCAACCCCATGCCACGTTGACTCATACGGCGATTGCCGCCGCCAACGCCTTGGGGCGCGCGAAAAACAACGCGCCGACCTTTACCAGGGAACTGATGCAAATCGCGCAGGACGCGACGCGCCCGGCGGATGAGCGTTTGGATGCCCTCGCCGCCTTGCCGCAAGGTCTCGCCGCGGTGGATTCCGATTTGTTTCCGTTCCTGATCGCCAACCTCGCCCCCAACCAGCCGGTCACCGTTCGTTCTGCCGCCACCGGCGTGTTGCTCGCCGCCCGGCTGAATCCCGCGCAACGGCAAATGCTCGCCGACACGCTGAAAACTTCCGGGCCGATGGAAGTGGCGCGGCTGCTTCCGCTTTTTGCGCAGCAGCCCGAGGCGACGATTGGTTTGCGCTTGATGGCGGCGCTCAAGGAATCGCCCGGACTCACAGGCGTGCAACCGGAGGTTCTGAAAACGGTGGCGGCGAAATACCCGGCTTCCGTGCAACAACAAGCCGACGCATTGTTGACCCTCTTGGATGCGGATGCGGAACAGCAGAAAAACCATTTGGAATCCTTGCTGACTTCCCTGCCGGAAGGCGACGTGCGACGCGGTCAGCTCGTGTTCAACAATCCCAAAGTTGCCTGCGTGACCTGTCATCGCATGGGCTATCTCGGCGGCAGCGTCGGTCCGGATTTAACGGCCATTGGCCCGACCCGCACCAAACGCGATTTGCTTGAGGCGATCATCTATCCCAGCGCCAGTTTCGTGCGCAGCTACGAACCGTTGATCGTTACGACCAAGACCGACGACCTGTTCAGTGGCGTCTTGCGCAAGGACGCCGCGGACGAAGTGATTCTGGCGACGGGTGCAACCACGGAAGCGCGGATCCCCCGCGCCGATATTGAAGAAATGCGACCGGGTCGCGTGAGTGTGATGCCTTCCGGGTTGGAACAACAGTTATCCGAACAGGAACTGGCGGATCTCATTGCGTTCCTGAAAAACGCCAAGTCCGGTCCGAACTAG
- the trpS gene encoding tryptophan--tRNA ligase, which translates to MRILSGIQPSGTLHLGNYFGMMRPAIALQEQGEAFYFIANYHSMTSLFDAAERRKNTLDVALDFLACGLDPQRTVFFRQSDVPEVCELAWILSTLTPMGLLERAHSFKDKSAKGIPINHGLFAYPVLMAADILIYDSNLVPVGQDQKQHVEMTRDIAIKFNEAYGETFVIPESRIKADTAKVPGVDGEKMSKSYNNTIEIFGDEKALRKKVMSLKMDSRAPAEPKPDAEQNLAIQLLKVIDADIGKEWEEKLRAGGLGYGDLKKKLFEVYWEHFATARARRAELVANLDYVNQVLADGAAKARAKATEVLHRARKASGLE; encoded by the coding sequence ATGCGAATTTTGTCAGGCATTCAGCCGTCGGGCACGTTGCACCTCGGCAATTACTTTGGAATGATGCGCCCCGCCATCGCGCTGCAAGAGCAGGGGGAAGCTTTTTATTTCATCGCCAATTACCATTCGATGACCTCGTTGTTCGACGCCGCTGAGCGGCGTAAGAACACGCTGGATGTCGCTCTGGATTTTCTCGCCTGCGGACTCGACCCGCAACGGACCGTCTTCTTCAGACAATCCGACGTGCCCGAAGTGTGCGAACTGGCGTGGATTCTTTCCACGCTCACGCCGATGGGTTTGTTGGAACGCGCCCATTCCTTCAAGGACAAGTCCGCGAAGGGCATTCCCATCAATCATGGTTTGTTCGCGTATCCGGTGCTGATGGCGGCGGATATTTTGATTTATGACTCGAACCTCGTGCCTGTCGGTCAGGACCAGAAGCAGCACGTCGAGATGACGCGCGACATCGCCATCAAGTTTAACGAAGCCTACGGCGAAACGTTCGTGATTCCCGAGTCGCGCATCAAGGCGGACACCGCCAAAGTGCCGGGTGTGGATGGCGAAAAAATGTCCAAGAGTTACAACAACACCATCGAGATTTTCGGCGACGAAAAAGCGCTCCGCAAAAAAGTCATGTCGCTCAAGATGGATAGTCGCGCGCCCGCCGAACCGAAGCCGGACGCGGAACAAAATCTTGCGATCCAATTGCTCAAGGTAATTGATGCGGATATCGGCAAGGAGTGGGAGGAGAAATTGCGCGCCGGCGGCCTGGGCTACGGTGATCTGAAGAAGAAGCTGTTCGAGGTTTATTGGGAACACTTCGCGACGGCGCGGGCCAGGCGCGCGGAATTGGTCGCGAATTTGGATTACGTGAATCAGGTTTTGGCGGACGGCGCAGCCAAAGCGCGTGCCAAGGCGACCGAAGTGCTCCATCGCGCCCGGAAGGCGAGCGGGTTGGAATAG